The stretch of DNA CAACCTTTAACTAAAGACAGAAACAATGGATACTTGCAGAAGAtattttgtcctctgtgtgtgtgtgtgagatgatttTACCGATGGACTGTTTTTGAAAAGTGTGGTCATGAGTTACAACATCTGATTGATTGTATGATTgggatgttttctgtctgcctctcctcagGCCCCACAAGGAGAAGCCCAGGGCCCCCCAGCCAGCAGGGCCCAGTAAAGTAGTCCAGTCTTCCCCTCTGCAGCACTCTTTTCTCACAGACGTCTCAGAcgtgagagagatggagggaggccTGCTCAACCTCCTCAACGACTTCCACTCAGGCAAACTACAGGCTTTTGGTAAGATAACCTTGATTAGAGAGGCCACCGGGGGAATATTCTGTTACAGGCTGAAAATAAAAGCTGGTTGAAGAGTGGCTTTGCTACGTGAATCAGACTGAAATCAAATAGCTGTGCTGCTATTTTTGCACATCTGCTGCCATGGAAATACTTTTGACTTTGCAGTAATCCTCCACAACACTTTTAAAGGAGTTAACACGTGTTGGGGTTGACTCGTCTGATTTCTAGGCAAGGTGTGCTCCTTTGAGCAGCTGGAGCACGTTCGTGAGATGCAGGAGAAGCTGGCACGGCTGCACTTCAGCCTCGACAGCCACGTGGAGGAGCTTTCAGAGGACCAGAGGAAATGTGCGTCAGACCACAACCTGGAGCACCTGCTCTGTAACGTAAGcacaaaccacagcagcacagggTCGCCCTCATCTGTTGCTTTTTGACATTTGTTAACAAAGTTACAGAATGCAAGTTGTACGAGTCTTTGAATAGTCCGTTTCACTTTTTGCATGCGAAAACCACCTGCTAAAATGACAagaaatcagtgtgtgtttcatgaTCGTCTCTGCCATGGTGGACAAGCATCCTGTGACTCTTTAGTTTAGCCTGGTTGGAAGTTCCTCAGCGCACAATGACGCAGGTTTCACTGCTGGTTTTTACAAAATGTCCAGCCTGAGGTAATGGAGTAAAGATTTCACCACTGAgacattagaaaaaaataacaataaaaaatctGTCTGAAGATAAAACCCTCCATTAGGTCGATTCtccagtttttttctttttgttttaaaccacAGGTCCAGTTTCTTAAATGAACGTCTGCAGTTTGATGGATTGAATTTCAGATATATAGCAGTGtagtattatatagtatttAGTATTGTTTTTACCTTCCACTctggacaaagtgaaacaatTTAGTAGGAATGgtgaaatattataatataacagTAAGATTGCTGAAAATAGTTTCCAGTACGTTTAAATGTTAATGGTATTATCCAGCGCAAACGGCAGTGTGCAGTCCAAGAATGCCTTGAAAGAGCTTCTATTGTTAGCGTATGGTGTGGCTCCCAGTTACCCGGGCCTGGGGCTGGTATGCTCGCTGTGGGGAAGTGACAGAATTATGTGTGAGGGAGGTGAGAAAAAGCCTTCAGCTCATTGCAGACGGTGCTGCCAAGAATACTTGGTGGATAATCGTGCCTCAGAGCAGATGGGCTGTCAAGCGCCTTTCCTTTGTGTGGATAAGAAGTGAAGTTGACTGTTTGCCTTTGTAAACAATGTAGTCGGATGATGGGAGTTGAATTCAAATATTGACCCGACACAAACAGGCTGTTATGTAATGTGATCACATTGGGTGATTAGTCCCGTGTACTGCCACATCGCTGTTTATTTTTGGCTGCTTCTGTTTTCCCCTCATCCATTTGTTCGTTTGTtcctgcagctggaggagctcagcACCTCCATGTATCCTTTCCTAATTGAATGATGGGAATCACCCGGCGCTCTGGGGCGCAGCCGCTGGATTTAAACAATCTGCTCTCACTTCAAAGTCCTCCTGTGTGAATCCTTAATGTGTCCGTGTTCAGACAAAAGCTCCACTTGGCTGAGAACCAGGACCTGCCCAAGACATCTGGTCCCTGACAGAGTGAGGTGCGGAGCGCGGCGACCACACACTCATCTTCTCCCAACATCTAACCAGTCCAGGTTGCCATGGCATTGATCCAGCTGCCTTAGTAACAGAATGGAAAGATCCACGGGAGGGGGGCCTATTTTTCCATTTGGTCAGTGAAGCCAGGAGAGCGATACAGGGACTCAAAGCAGCCGAGCATTAAATCAACTCTCAACCAAAATCCTAAACCTTATTCATGGCACAAGAAATGGTCAGAGGGCTTATCAACAGCTGTGTtagaggaaatgtgtgtgttcaagtttTCAGCATGTTGTTATGATCGTGGCTCCACTTATTGGTTACATCATTTGGTAACAAATTATTGACTCCAGGTGCAGTCTTTGGTTCTCTGTCACACAAAGcacatttcacagcagctgAAGACTTTGTATCATTTCATACTATACCGCCTTGTCTTTTGCATAATTTCAGGTGTATGTCTCTGTTAGCAAAGGTAAGAAATTTGAGCCATACTTTCGTAGCAGACATGTTTGACCCCTGCCGACAAGGCCACTGTGGTTAGCTCAGAACTTTAAAGGGAGTTTTCACTTTTGCTATTATTTAGAGTAACACTCCCTCATTTTATATCTTTGCTTTTGATACTGGAAAACAGATTGGATTTAATAATAGCTGGGTGAACCTTTACGATGGTGAGCATTTTAAAGGGACTATGTGAGGAGACCCAATGTATGAAATGTATGTTTGATTAACTTACACGTGCAAAATGGTTTATATATGTTTTGCCAATGTGCAGATCAGCTACTGTATTTGTTGACACTGATGGTTTAAAGTAACTTTTGAATTGGAGGattgtctttatctttttttttgtgaatgctGGCCCAGTAGCAGCATGCCCCCAAGCACAAGccagcccccaccccccaatACTGAAGTGCTATAAAAATCACCTAGTGACTCTCATGACGGCACATTCAGAGTAATGCAGCTGGCAGTCATCTCTGTACAGTACACGTTCAAAATGGCAGCTACTTTCATAGAAAAAAGTTTAGGGGTGGAATGATGATTTTGAGGTGTGCTTTCAAACTCGGCAGTGATGTTCCTTGTACTGATGTACTATTTAATCCCAGACAAGCCAATAAAAGTAACATTAGTGGTCAATCTGAAACATCAAAGCATGTCGAAGCACGTGTGCATTGAAAAACTAATTCCAAGTCTTTTTTACAGCTTGCTAAGCCTACCTCTTTTCTAAGTCCTTGGCCTGGATCGCCTCTACAATCAAACAATACGTTTGTCGTTCTAATTACTGCGTCACAGATGTATGCTGTAATGTAGGCTGTAACCTAcgattattgtcattatcaaTTGATCTGCGGATTCTTTCCTCaatttacttatttgtttagtctataaaacaTCACAACATACTGAAAAGTGTCCAAGACAGTGTCTTTGAATGTCTTCAAGTGTCCGACCAACAACCCCAAACCCAACGATTCAATGATGTACCGCAGAGAAACTCAAGAAAGTTTGGACATTTTCTCtccaaaaacaacttttaacaaGTAATCTGTCATCAAAACAGTTGCTGATTACTTTTGTGGCTGTCAgttgatttatgatttattgaTCAGTATTTGCAGCTCTGCTTCACAGCCAGTTCCTACtgttattttacatattaaGAGGGGCATTTCACCAGAAAACTGGTTACCATTAGCTTCACACATGAACTAGGAAATACAGAAAACTTGTGAAGAATCTCGTGTATTCAGTAAATCCAAGCattaataaaagtaaatgagGCATCTTAAaaggtatatgtgtgtgtttcttgatTATAATTTAATTCACCTTTCACTGTGAGAAGCTGTAAAGTATAACTGTCAAATGTAGACATTAACAGCTGTGGCTGGTTCCCCTCCACCCCATTTCTAATCCCATTACAATCTGAATGAGGCACCTGGAAGTtagttttacagaaataaaacactttatttatatatcaatCTGTCATTGCTCTTGATCACAAACAAATTCAATATAATTTAACAATAGATGAGTTGAAAGGCTACTTGAAGACTGGCACTATACTGAGACAGAATCAGATCTGGGTCCTCACTGTTTCTCAGGCGACCGTTGGAGTAAAGCTGAACTCCTTTTCCTTTCACGCTGCCCAGGAGAACTGCTTCGGACCCCAATCAGTGTTCATATATATCTCCTTAACAACAGTTTGATCCTACCAGAAAGTTTTGGtcatgcaaaaaagaaaaaaaaaaaagacagacggTACCAACTCAGCACATCATTAACAGGACTTTTAAACCATTACACAATGGATAAATTAGAAACTGTACCATCATACAGCATACGATTACAGATTAAACTAATactgtgcaaaaacacatttgagctGTACAAAGGTATTTTGTACTATTCTCAATAATCTCAATTCACAAATGTTTAAAACTacagaagacattttaaaaatagcacATCACATCGGATGAAACATCAAAAATATACAACTTTCAGGTCCCTGTCTTCTTCCTCGTCTTTTTGTGCATTTCAATTTTACATTCTGCAATTGTGTCTCTGATttgtctacagtacatgtttagTTGATGGAAATAAGCAATGACAATCATGGGAtggtaaaatgtaaaactttctTTCATGATAATGAGCTACCTTTTCAAAGTGCAAAGAGAGCAGGTTGTGTATGTTTAAGACCTGATGTCAGTATGTTACAATTGTCCAAGCTTCCGTACCAGAGGAAATCTCACTGAGATAAGAATAAGAGCTCCTAGTTTGAAGGACTTTCTCTTTATTGATATAAAAGTGCAGGCACTATAAGAAATGTACAACATCTCTGTT from Pempheris klunzingeri isolate RE-2024b chromosome 13, fPemKlu1.hap1, whole genome shotgun sequence encodes:
- the ccdc28b gene encoding coiled-coil domain-containing protein 28B; protein product: MEDKRKKRSPKVSLPQPPPPPINPRKLSVLPASKSATFSLGLPQPPSPKNRGKYKRSIGAPGQPKEVFAAVVAPPKTTRPHKEKPRAPQPAGPSKVVQSSPLQHSFLTDVSDVREMEGGLLNLLNDFHSGKLQAFGKVCSFEQLEHVREMQEKLARLHFSLDSHVEELSEDQRKCASDHNLEHLLCNLEELSTSIQKLHLAENQDLPKTSGP